A genomic region of Ewingella sp. CoE-038-23 contains the following coding sequences:
- a CDS encoding acid phosphatase yields MRKSLVALLFLTLSGAAFTSQAAEEAKPFVTSKEVDLSKYLPAPPADDSAQTKAEIKELLAIQASRTPEQEKAAIADAQENVWRFADVMGPEFTAEKLPKVAALFDRVVATEDVVDDSAKKFFNRSRPYMVDEQIHPLLKKSKSGSWPSGHSTVGYLMATVLADMVPEKRNELFTRAAGYAENRLVAGFHYRSDTVMSRTGAALIAQKMAEQPEFQTEFDAAKTELRASMGLK; encoded by the coding sequence TTGCGTAAGTCCCTCGTCGCATTACTGTTTTTAACCCTTTCCGGCGCTGCATTTACTTCTCAGGCCGCTGAAGAAGCTAAGCCGTTTGTCACCAGCAAAGAGGTTGATCTGAGTAAATATCTGCCAGCTCCTCCGGCGGATGACTCGGCGCAAACCAAGGCTGAAATCAAAGAGCTGTTGGCGATTCAGGCCAGCCGTACGCCGGAGCAGGAGAAGGCGGCGATTGCCGACGCGCAGGAAAACGTCTGGCGCTTCGCCGATGTGATGGGCCCTGAATTCACCGCTGAAAAATTGCCAAAAGTGGCCGCGCTGTTTGACCGTGTCGTCGCGACGGAAGACGTGGTGGATGACTCCGCCAAGAAGTTCTTCAACCGTTCGCGCCCGTACATGGTGGATGAGCAGATCCACCCGCTGCTGAAAAAATCTAAGTCTGGATCATGGCCGTCCGGCCACTCCACCGTCGGCTATCTGATGGCGACCGTGCTGGCCGATATGGTGCCGGAAAAGCGCAACGAGCTGTTCACCCGCGCTGCAGGCTATGCCGAGAACCGCCTGGTTGCAGGTTTCCATTACCGTTCTGATACCGTCATGAGCCGCACCGGTGCTGCGCTGATCGCCCAGAAAATGGCCGAGCAGCCAGAGTTCCAGACTGAATTCGACGCCGCCAAAACCGAACTTCGCGCGAGCATGGGGCTGAAGTAA